A single genomic interval of Leishmania panamensis strain MHOM/PA/94/PSC-1 chromosome 25 sequence harbors:
- a CDS encoding hypothetical protein (TriTrypDB/GeneDB-style sysID: LpmP.25.2300): protein MEDDYYYDDDGGYDEYYDNSADEVVDVDPLEVKYVDGKSFMQSNVGESLRCLQEVMTEDNEHGKWTFKALRMLARASRIAKKYDAMTDYYTRVVHFTHPDIGAAAVAKAMLKFTEESQQVPAEWRGRTLHVTLEVATAQPESYRDVIVPTLLRRATLFVEEAKYEEALLDLQAALQKCDESGVTTAQVNTNSVYHIRSLQLTVYRKLSRYAELRRAYYELDRVQAALPSLRMIGSVMESAGHLFLHDADWAAAHRAFSLALRCHTESGCAQQYSVIKYIVLAAIMDGTPTDVFAQEETLANHSSVRPVRALWQAFIALDISTFLHVLRAPANAVCFTKDAEFAPYVEPMMFQLRTNYLISYSKSFGTLSLLELGARLQLQEQPCKELCTSAILLGLIDARIDDSRKLLLFQRASRTVPSSVAVLRDLSGMTSELCCMYR from the coding sequence ATGGAGGATGATTACTACTACGATGATGACGGGGGCTACGACGAGTACTACGACAACAGCGCCGACGAAGTGGTCGACGTGGACCCGTTAGAGGTCAAGTATGTGGATGGTAAGAGCTTCATGCAAAGCAACGTGGGGGAGAGCCTGCGGTGCCTGCAGGAGGTCATGACCGAAGACAACGAGCACGGGAAGTGGACCTTCAAGGCACTGAGGATGCTCGCGCGTGCCTCTCGTATCGCGAAGAAGTACGACGCTATGACGGATTACTACACGCGGGTCGTGCACTTTACCCACCCTGAcattggcgctgctgcggtggcgaagGCAATGCTCAAGTTCACCGAGGAGAGCCAGCAGGTGCCAGCAGAGTGGCGAGGGCGTACCCTGCATGTTACGCTGGAGGTGGCTACCGCGCAACCAGAGTCCTATCGGGATGTCATAGTGCCCACCCTCCTGCGCCGTGCCACCCTTTTTGTAGAGGAAGCCAAGTACGAGGAGGCTCTTCTGGActtgcaggcggcgctgcagaagtGCGATGAATCCGGTGTTACCACAGCCCAGGTCAACACCAACTCTGTGTACCACATCCGGAGCCTTCAGCTTACTGTGTATCGCAAGCTCAGCCGCTACGCAGAGCTGCGTCGTGCCTACTATGAGCTAGACAgggtgcaggcggcgctgccgtcgttgcGCATGATTGGCAGTGTCATGGAGTCGGCTGGGCACCTGTTCCTGCACGACGCGGACTGGGCCGCAGCTCACCGCGCATTCTCTTTGGCACTGCGTTGCCACACAGAGAGCGGTTGTGCGCAGCAGTACAGCGTGATCAAGTATATAGTGCTCGCCGCCATTATGGATGGGACTCCCACGGACGTGTTTgcgcaggaggagacgcTGGCGAATCACTCGTCCGTTCGCCCAGTACGTGCTCTCTGGCAAGCCTTCATCGCATTGGACATATCGACCTTTCTGCACGTGTTGCGCGCCCCTGCTAACGCGGTGTGCTTCACAAAAGACGCGGAGTTTGCGCCCTACGTGGAGCCAATGATGTTCCAGCTGCGCACCAACTACCTCATCTCTTACTCCAAGAGCTTTGGCACGCTGTCGCTTCTGGAGCTCGGTGCTCGGTTGCAGTTGCAAGAGCAGCCGTGCAAGGAGTTATGCACGAGTGCCATCTTACTGGGTCTCATCGACGCTCGCATAGACGATTCGCGGaaactgctgctgtttcaACGTGCGTCGCGCACCGTGCCTAGCAGCGTGGCGGTATTGCGAGACCTGTCTGGCATGACGAGTGAACTCTGCTGCATGTACAGGTAG
- a CDS encoding hypothetical protein (TriTrypDB/GeneDB-style sysID: LpmP.25.2250), with translation MHSQFGEPLGAAPLSQAGTLAIHALLLLFLTSLFMVDAAIHYVCLCVGSGLRKHISHVSKFGKVDMRRSLLLCLHSTPICLLSAGKLSQYEQEAYESHRRFTESQTYPGPIRAATPGDTRFYMGSAETILRENERHYWRAVIDDPHVQHLVPLRIRFKTFIWVTSGWEQRMQIVQVMIQRDATIAELMQQVRIENQSPYLCISSFKLSIDGKDLDDMKTLADYGISEYSRIDAIEENDYLLHTEAEKPKDWNVDEMTEDVLLRSPYKEMAMQPLPNLAPRYEAKPKGYHGKNDYSGMKQSS, from the coding sequence ATGCATAGTCAATTTGGAGAACCCTTAGGTGCCGCACCTCTTAGCCAAGCAGGTACACTTGCCATTCATGCTCTACTTCTATTGTTCCTGACATCTCTGTTTATGGTGGATGCGGCTATTCACTATGTATGCCTTTGTGTTGGCTCTGGGTTACGAAAGCATATTAGCCACGTTTCTAAGTTTGGCAAGGTAGACATGAGGCGTAGCCTGCTACTTTGCCTGCACTCGACCCCCATATGTCTCCTGAGTGCAGGAAAGCTGTCGCAGTATGAGCAAGAGGCTTACGAGTCACACCGCCGTTTCACGGAGTCACAAACTTACCCTGGTCCGATTAGGGCGGCAACTCCTGGTGATACACGATTTTACATGGGAAGTGCTGAGACTATTTTGCGGGAAAACGAGCGGCACTACTGGCGTGCTGTCATTGATGATCCACACGTGCAACACCTTGTGCCTCTGCGTATTCGCTTCAAAACATTCATCTGGGTCACTAGTGGGTGGGAGCAGCGGATGCAAATCGTGCAAGTGATGATACAGCGCGATGCAACCATTGCCGAACTCATGCAACAGGTAAGGATTGAGAATCAGTCGCCCTATTTGTGCATATCTTCATTTAAGCTGAGTATCGATGGCAAAGATTTAGATGACATGAAAACTCTTGCTGATTACGGTATCAGTGAATATTCTCGCATAGACGCTATTGAGGAAAACGATTATCTGCTACACACAGAAGCTGAGAAACCAAAGGATTGGAACGTGGATGAAATGACGGAGGATGTGCTGTTAAGGAGTCCGTACAAGGAGATGGCAATGCAGCCGCTCCCGAATTTGGCTCCACGCTACGAGGCAAAACCGAAGGGCTACCACGGAAAGAATGACTACAGTGGGATGAAGCAGTCGTCATGA
- a CDS encoding hypothetical protein (TriTrypDB/GeneDB-style sysID: LpmP.25.2280), with amino-acid sequence MGEGRIRCYYEVLEVERKATYDEVRAAYKKKSLQYHPDKNYDNQEEAAARFKEVQNAYSILSDADERAWYDSHREAILRGGDGAGDPDEVNLYEYFTTSCFDDFDDGESGFYTVYNKVFDMLIEEESNYDSRAKSWPGFGTRTSDWADIQKFYGHWRNFSTYKTFAWKDEYKVNEMEDRYSRRMAGRINSKARDGAKKEYVRTVQSLAQFVYRRDPRVKAELDRQEEEEKAKREEREWQEIERLRRRREANERVWAEAAEREAREEAERAARGEAMDGSTLEMLYEKERQTKEMMRGNGGAGVHKAGFAMLGGDDDEVVTLFNCPACKKQFKSENQYKEHIRSNKHKAKLKQLAAKGTDVAALMGEKVEDGGGYAAE; translated from the coding sequence ATGGGGGAGGGCCGCATTCGTTGTTACTACGAGGTGCTTGAGGTGGAGCGGAAGGCCACGTATGATGAGGTGCGCGCCGCCTACAAAAAGAAATCACTCCAGTACCACCCCGACAAGAACTACGACAATCAGGAAGAGGCCGCTGCACGTTTTAAAGAAGTTCAAAATGCCTACTCAATCCTTAGCGACGCCGACGAGCGGGCCTGGTACGACTCCCATCGCGAGGCAATCCTgcgtggtggcgatggcgcaggtgACCCGGACGAAGTGAATCTGTACGAGTATTTCACCACGAGCTGCTTCGACGACTTTGATGACGGTGAAAGTGGGTTCTACACTGTCTACAACAAGGTGTTCGACATGCTAATCGAGGAGGAGTCCAACTACGACTCCCGCGCAAAGTCATGGCCTGGCTttggcacacgcacgagcgACTGGGCGGATATTCAGAAGTTCTACGGACACTGGCGCAACTTCAGCACCTACAAGACATTCGCCTGGAAGGATGAATATAAGGTGAATGAGATGGAGGATCGCTACTCCCGCCGCATGGCTGGCCGCATTAACAGCAAGGCACGCGACGGCGCCAAGAAAGAGTACGTGCGCACAGTGCAAAGCCTTGCGCAGTTCGTGTACCGTCGCGATCCACGTGTGAAGGCAGAGCTCGATcgccaggaggaggaggagaaggcgaagcgCGAGGAGCGTGAGTGGCAGGAGATCGAGCGTctgaggcggcgccgcgaggCAAACGAGCGCGTCTGGgctgaggcggcggagcgcGAGGCccgcgaggaggcagagcgggCGGCACGAGGTGAGGCTATGGATGGATCGACGTTGGAGATGCTCTATGAGAAGGAGCGGCAGACGAAGGAGATGAtgcgcggcaacggcggtgcCGGCGTGCACAAGGCTGGCTTTGCCATGCTAGGAGGGGATGATGACGAGGTAGTGACGTTGTTCAACTGCCCTGCGTGCAAGAAGCAGTTCAAGTCCGAGAACCAGTACAAGGAGCACATTCGTAGCAATAAGCACAAGGCAAAGCTGAAGCAGTTGGCCGCCAAGGGCACGGATGTGGCTGCACTCATGGGCGAAAAGGTAGAGGACGGCGGTGGCTACGCTGCGGAGTGA
- a CDS encoding vacuolar protein sorting-associated protein, putative (TriTrypDB/GeneDB-style sysID: LpmP.25.2270) yields MTLPNDTSYFVEGANQVPKQEFLSTLSRVYEGHGTAIVFIEQHILSALNRLGIAARDFGRDKGVVGVFLFQNTINYVSADNVVYILNPDLSNVRSVVVHLLSYTQRFPSAKPTILYVPQKTLIAEQVMEDEFKLSQRFPTLHIASLDLDYVFLEEKVFTMELPLSFKSVFAEGDLSNLTWIARLLLKLQTGRFGAIRHIRGKGSHAAKVVQLLQRMQNDIGNDFITDIPSEVETLIIIDRSVDFITPLMTQLTYEGLIDELYNIENCEAQFPFSLGESSGVGASERVLLNSTDRMFAEIRDKNFAGVGSVLYQKSLWVKQNYDKRKEVHHLKELKEFMKGLPEMQEMHRLIGIHTNVATEISKTTQSTDFRKRILIEQNIIQQISESDTLKYIEDLVFRKEKFENVLRLLALLSLVNGGLRERELLSLKENMMLAYGIPHVITTFFLLERCGLLCVQSGKGSSYRSVFKQLQTWNASVADEQPNDTAYAYRGYAPPLVRMVDTLLRNPQAWDAEDDAVSLLPGEKKELLNDVEVAATTKAAIVFVIGGITASEVSALRFVEERLSSGATPHRLFIGATDLISGNRMIRSLLPFEPSR; encoded by the coding sequence ATGACACTCCCCAATGACACTTCTTACTTCGTTGAGGGAGCGAATCAAGTTCCCAAGCAGGAGTTTCTAAGCACTCTTAGCAGGGTGTACGAGGGTCATGGAACCGCCATTGTTTTTATCGAGCAGCACATTCTCTCCGCTCTCAATCGTTTAGGAATTGCGGCACGGGACTTCGGTCGCGATAAAGGAGTCGTTGGCGTTTTCCTGTTTCAAAATACCATTAACTACGTTTCAGCTGACAATGTTGTGTACATACTGAATCCAGACCTGAGTAACGTGCGTTCTGTCGTCGTTCACTTGCTTTCCTATACTCAGCGATTTCCAAGTGCGAAGCCGACAATTCTCTATGTTCCCCAAAAGACGCTGATTGCGGAGCAGGTGATGGAGGACGAGTTCAAGCTCTCCCAAAGATTTCCCACTCTACACATTGCAAGTCTTGATTTAGACTACGTTTTTCTGGAGGAGAAAGTGTTTACGATGGAACTGCCACTGTCGTTCAAATCAGTGTTTGCAGAGGGTGACTTGAGCAACCTAACCTGGATTGCCAGGCTTTTGCTCAAGCTCCAGACAGGCCGCTTCGGTGCCATTCGGCACATCCGAGGAAAGGGCAGCCATGCTGCTAAGGTTGTTCAGCTTCTTCAGCGGATGCAGAATGACATCGGGAACGATTTTATTACTGACATTCCCTCTGAAGTAGAGACACTCATCATTATCGATCGTTCTGTGGACTTCATCACGCCGTTGATGACGCAGCTTACGTACGAGGGGCTTATTGACGAGCTGTACAACATTGAGAACTGTGAGGCACAATTTCCGTTCAGCCTGGGCGAGAGTTCCGGTGTGGGGGCGAGCGAGAGGGTGCTTCTGAACAGCACTGACCGAATGTTTGCTGAGATTCGAGACAAGAATTTCGCAGGAGTGGGGTCTGTGCTTTACCAAAAATCCCTGTGGGTGAAGCAAAACTATGACAAGCGTAAGGAGGTTCATCATctgaaggagctgaaggagttTATGAAAGGCCTCCCAGAGATGCAGGAAATGCATCGCTTGATTGGGATTCATACCAACGTTGCCACTGAAATCAGCAAGACAACACAAAGCACGGACTTCAGGAAGCGTATCTTGATTGAACAGAACATCATTCAACAGATCAGTGAAAGCGATACTCTGAAGTACATTGAGGATCTTGTATTTCGGAAGGAGAAGTTTGAGAATGTTCTCCGCCTACTCGCGCTTCTGTCCCTTGTCAACGGTGGCCTGCGCGAGAGGGAGTTGCTCAGCCTCAAGGAGAACATGATGTTGGCCTATGGCATTCCGCACGTAATCACTACCTTTTTCCTGCTGGAGAGGTGCGGCCTCCTTTGTGTACAAAGTGGAAAGGGAAGCAGCTACCGAAGTGTTTTCAAACAGCTTCAAACCTGGAATGCATCAGTGGCTGATGAGCAGCCGAATGACACTGCGTACGCCTATAGAGGCTACGCACCTCCTCTTGTCCGCATGGTAGACACTCTGCTACGGAATCCACAAGCCTGGGACGCGGAGGACGATGCAGTGAGTTTACTCCCTGGTGAaaagaaggagctgctgaatGACGTAGAGGTTGCCGCCACAACAAAGGCGGCTATTGTCTTTGTTATTGGCGGAATCACAGCTTCGGAGGTGAGCGCACTGCGCTTTGTAGAGGAGCGACTTTCCAGCGGTGCCACACCTCATCGCCTCTTTATAGGTGCCACAGACCTTATAAGCGGAAATCGCATGATTCGATCGTTGCTTCCGTTTGAACCGTCTCGGTAG
- a CDS encoding hypothetical protein (TriTrypDB/GeneDB-style sysID: LpmP.25.2230), translated as MFNNDALKYVLPIIPVRQTEKPGVNSQVEVDLSSSDKKAVGKERDACIKLFDDFYKHLVRKENSVDDKLSTSAGCEKYVKDLVDSIDEYTSFLANIVSKTPKFASLQYFYWSSPLTDKQEMAFDDYRYELLGVYYNVGAILMNIAQYLLCVRVTVGTLSFLEKDAYRALIKASAYFHFCANIADNMKEHEIGVAQVSIPLDVEKEMAIFLESLALAQAQEIGVSKAFSADPKENTETTARLSHQLFLMYEAVCTNARTINTRSKAFVDISTLSILKRDIFHALAYQHAASHLFNKNPGSGLSLLNQGLERATIVEDYLTKSQKGKLKLPFNAERFVGLCTKNITNNTERLNKINSLVHRAQPDSTKAPLPPPQPLAIRPDISLSFRLEG; from the coding sequence ATGTTTAACAACGATGCGCTCAAGTACGTTCTCCCCATCATTCCGGTGCGCCAAACGGAGAAGCCTGGTGTCAACTCGCAGGTAGAAGTGGATCTATCATCCTCCGACAAAAAGGCCGTCGGCAAAGAGCGTGATGCTTGCATCAAGCTCTTTGATGATTTTTATAAGCACCTGGTCCGGAAAGAGAACTCCGTAGATGATAAACTGAGCACAAGTGCGGGATGCGAGAAGTATGTGAAAGACCTTGTTGATAGTATTGATGAGTACACATCATTCCTTGCCAATATTGTTTCCAAAACGCCAAAGTTTGCGAGCCTTCAGTACTTTTACTGGAGCTCACCGCTTACGGACAAGCAAGAGATGGCGTTCGACGACTACCGATATGAGCTTCTTGGGGTGTACTACAACGTTGGTGCCATTCTCATGAACATTGCTCAGTACCTGCTTTGCGTGAGAGTAACAGTAGGAACACTCTCTTTCCTCGAAAAGGACGCCTACCGCGCCCTCATCAAGGCGTCTGCCTATTTTCACTTTTGCGCTAATATTGCCGATAATATGAAGGAGCACGAGATTGGTGTCGCACAGGTATCAATTCCTCTCGATGTAGAGAAGGAAATGGCTATTTTTCTGGAAAGCTTGGCACTTGCTCAAGCACAGGAAATCGGTGTGTCGAAGGCGTTCAGTGCTGATCCCAAAGAGAACACGGAAACAACTGCTCGTCTCAGCCACCAACTTTTTCTCATGTATGAGGCAGTGTGCACAAATGCCCGCACCATAAATACTCGCAGCAAAGCATTCGTGGATATTTCAACACTGTCTATCTTGAAGCGCGATATCTTCCACGCGCTTGCGTACCAGCATGCAGCCTCTCATCTCTTCAACAAGAACCCAGGATCTGGACTCAGCCTTCTGAACCAGGGACTAGAGCGCGCGACGATTGTGGAAGACTATTTGACAAAGTCTCAAAAGGGTAAGCTGAAACTTCCTTTCAACGCTGAGCGCTTTGTCGGACTGTGCACCAAAAACATTACGAACAACACGGAGCGCCTCAACAAAATAAACTCACTGGTTCACCGAGCCCAGCCCGATTCGACAAAAGCACCATTGCCGCCCCCACAGCCACTCGCGATTCGTCCAGATATCTCACTCTCCTTCCGGCTAGAAGGATAG
- a CDS encoding hypothetical protein (TriTrypDB/GeneDB-style sysID: LpmP.25.2260), producing the protein MEAPNPKCSSFFDRSTEDMTNFIRPGGESSTKSISVTIPADGELIITVPSNEPKCSASIKLEPFSGTADSQVDVAGSPLVTDISYYLLPGVTLNVFAWTTSVVRIEGSEQLLRGVIRTSTKSITRPLVEYHCVLHTQRVAAEKTQSCGPMMLICGGQLAGKIMVARTLANYAARAGWKPILVDMDPGVQQMVGLPGSIGAAIVDYPLSLDEIMALSFVSTTYFVGTTEVESFNKLGEAFTGAAYVHFSKLLLNCVRERLLIHSHDLYGFSGAIILLPEVHGSAGMNVISELIQQYDISNVLCLGDDDLFHTLYLRHDRGNTALSNYVKIDRISHNFSVVPPVNADAVMPLKYSDYFLGTGAVDLHPSQWSKPFNSIDVLILKEEHGQVVLSPVPKEELQGIVGCIGALYSPKSGSALQASPVAYARVQTIDPTGVCFLTSTHFTFPSEKLTLLVGSVRWITST; encoded by the coding sequence ATGGAAGCACCGAATCCTAAGTGCAGCAGCTTTTTTGACAGAAGTACAGAGGATATGACTAACTTCATCCGTCCAGGAGGAGAGAGTTCCACAAAGAGCATTTCAGTGACAATTCCAGCGGATGGGGAGCTCATCATCACTGTTCCTTCTAATGAGCCAAAGTGCTCCGCGTCAATCAAGCTGGAACCTTTCAGTGGCACCGCAGATTCGCAAGTCGATGTCGCCGGCAGCCCCCTAGTTACGGATATCTCCTACTACCTCCTGCCTGGAGTCACTCTGAATGTTTTCGCATGGACTACAAGTGTCGTCCGGATAGAAGGCTCTGAGCAGTTGCTGCGCGGTGTAATTCGTACGTCGACGAAATCGATCACGCGTCCTTTAGTGGAGTATCATTGCGTCCTGCACACACAACGTGTCGCTGCGGAGAAAACCCAGTCTTGTGGGCCGATGATGCTGATATGCGGAGGGCAACTAGCAGGCAAGATCATGGTTGCACGTACGCTAGCAAACTATGCCGCGCGTGCCGGCTGGAAGCCAATCTTGGTAGATATGGATCCAGGAGTGCAGCAGATGGTTGGCTTGCCTGGATCAATCGGGGCTGCCATTGTGGACTATCCATTGTCTCTGGATGAGATCATGGCGCTCTCCTTTGTGAGCACAACGTATTTTGTAGGCACAACAGAAGTCGAGTCCTTCAATAAACTGGGGGAGGCTTTTACGGGGGCGGCGTATGTGCACTTCTCAAAGCTTCTTCTCAACTGCGTTCGCGAACGGCTGCTGATACACTCACATGACCTGTACGGCTTCAGTGGTGCAATAATCCTTTTACCAGAGGTTCATGGTAGCGCTGGAATGAATGTTATCAGCGAATTGATACAACAGTACGACATCTCCAACGTACTTTGCCTCGGGGATGATGACCTGTTTCACACCCTTTATCTGCGACACGACCGCGGGAACACAGCTCTGTCGAACTACGTGAAGATAGATCGTATTTCGCACAACTTTAGTGTTGTGCCCCCAGTTAATGCCGATGCAGTGATGCCATTGAAATACAGCGACTACTTTCTCGGCACTGGAGCAGTAGACCTGCATCCATCACAGTGGTCAAAGCCATTTAACAGTATCGACGTACTCATTCTTAAAGAGGAGCATGGACAAGTAGTGCTGTCTCCAGTCCCGAAGGAGGAGCTACAGGGTATCGTTGGCTGCATTGGTGCACTTTACTCGCCAAAGTCGGGTAGTGCACTTCAGGCGTCGCCTGTTGCATATGCAAGGGTGCAAACAATCGACCCGACTGGCGTTTGCTTTCTGACAAGCACCCATTTCACGTTTCCGTCAGAAAAGCTAACGTTGCTTGTCGGGAGTGTCCGCTGGATTACCAGTacgtaa
- a CDS encoding hypothetical protein (TriTrypDB/GeneDB-style sysID: LpmP.25.2240), whose product MDVDQHTVATISEIDRTLRSLGIQDDYPSTLSQPSITYSPLVSVSTAVTRANGAAQTNRSTRVSTGVQKSPSLVQQGVQHSPQQRVTSSQTENETDTQECFEKVASSVVSVNAILEEKLQELECTSNKLDALFAKLTRLEGNANSATKCLHFSQHRWTIYILEREEVSTRSVLLNCESNTRIELISLLYGELVRLVAESKERVLSKPLNGLKRLLPNRVIANPSVVKDTPNSSLNDLTELLDECWRVLGE is encoded by the coding sequence ATGGACGTCGATCAGCACACTGTGGCCACCATAAGCGAAATCGACCGAACACTCAGATCTCTTGGCATACAAGATGATTACCCAAGTACTCTTTCTCAGCCCTCCATTACTTATAGCCCTTTAGTTTCTGTAAGTACTGCAGTGACGCGAGCAAATGGTGCTGCACAGACGAACAGGTCGACCCGTGTGAGTACCGGTGTCCAAAAAAGCCCGTCATTGGTACAACAAGGTGTTCAACATTCTCCACAGCAACGTGTGACATCGTCTCAGACAGAAAACGAAACTGACACACAAGAGTGCTTTGAGAAAGTCGCGAGCTCAGTTGTATCTGTGAACGCTATATTGGAAGAGAAGCTTCAAGAACTCGAATGCACCTCGAATAAATTAGATGCACTTTTTGCAAAACTGACCAGACTGGAAGGTAATGCTAACTCAGCGACAAAGTGCTTGCACTTTTCACAACATAGATGGACGATATACATTctggaaagggaagaggtaTCGACTCGAAGTGTTCTGCTCAACTGCGAGTCCAATACGCGGATAGAACTCATATCCCTCCTGTATGGCGAGCTGGTGCGTCTCGTTGCAGAATCCAAAGAACGAGTGCTATCAAAGCCTTTGAATGGGCTAAAAAGACTTCTTCCGAATCGTGTTATAGCAAATCCTAGCGTAGTCAAGGATACACCGAACAGCTCCCTCAACGATCTCACTGAGCTGCTGGATGAGTGCTGGCGAGTTCTAGGTGAATAG
- a CDS encoding hypothetical protein (TriTrypDB/GeneDB-style sysID: LpmP.25.2290): MRLQAFFLQLMLVLTLRGLLSYSHQTYRFLLLPTDFPIHLRESNNACTASIVNRLKEKRRRNRLLPLDRCPVLQRTLPLSFFPLFFLPPNGSPCVAMSSYNIQPIVKGTKRDHSVRKYNRAAGAGPFGAVSTSCGPKKSAQAQSAAAPAGEAAATNAVVTGVRFPYAGTKHGYGGASSSLRKGRPRDAPDAAFSERGCGKSAPPKAGAFKKRLIPPTEFRRSYDRGDLPIAICHGSRPTVDWKVEVEKLDYHHYLPIFFDGIRETEEPYMFLARQGCLDLLERGGPKILPTIPQLIIPIKTALNTRHPDIICATLRILQQLVVSNDLIGEALVPYYRQILPVLNLFKSIHKRRSRSDAMDYGQRNRDDVGDLVNETLQLLEQHGGEDAYINIKYMVPTYESCIYNN; encoded by the coding sequence ATGCGCCTCCAAgccttcttcctccagcTAATGCTCGTACTCACACTAAGGGGCCTGCTGAGCTACTCGCATCAAACGTatcgttttcttctccttcctaCTGACTTCCCCATACACCTGCGCGAAAGCAACAACGCCTGCACGGCCTCGATCGTAAACCGCctgaaagagaaacgcaGAAGgaatcgcctcctccccttggATCGCTGTCCTGTTCTGCAGCGCACTCTCCCGCTCTcgtttttccctctttttttccttcccccaAACGGGAGTCCTTGTGTCGCCATGAGCAGCTACAATATCCAACCCATCGTGAAGGGCACCAAGAGGGATCATTCTGTGCGCAAGTACAACAGGGCTGCCGGGGCAGGTCCCTTTGGCGCTGTTTCCACCAGCTGCGGTCCCAAGAAGTCTGCGCAAGCTCAgagtgctgcggcaccggcCGGAGAAGCGGCTGCTACAAATGCGGTAGTGACGGGCGTGCGCTTCCCCTACGCTGGGACGAAGCACGGATACGGTGGTGCGAGCAGCTCGCTGCGCAAAGGTCGCCCGCGCGATGCGCCGGATGCCGCCTTTTCCGAGAGGGGATGCGGCAAGAGCGCCCCACCCAAGGCTGGCGCCTTCAAGAAGCGCCTCATCCCACCAACGGAGTTTCGCCGCTCGTACGACCGCGGCGATCTGCCCATCGCGATctgccacggcagccgccCCACCGTAGACTggaaggtggaggtggagaagctaGACTACCATCACTACCTCCCCATCTTCTTTGACGGCATCCGTGAGACGGAGGAGCCGTACATGTTTCTGGCTCGCCAGGGCTGCCTTGACCTGCTCGAGAGGGGCGGGCCCAAGATCCTGCCCACCATCCCGCAGCTGATCATCCCCATCAAGACGGCGTTGAACACGCGCCATCCGGACATTATCTGTGCAACCCTCCGGATTCTTCAGCAGCTTGTCGTCAGCAACGACCTCATAGGCGAGGCTCTCGTGCCGTACTATCGACAGATCCTGCCGGTGCTGAACCTCTTCAAGAGCATCCACAAGAGGCGCAGCCGAAGCGACGCCATGGACTACGGTCAGCGCAACCGCGATGATGTGGGTGACTTGGTGAAtgagacgctgcagctcttaGAGCAGCACGGTGGTGAGGACGCGTACATCAACATCAAGTACATGGTGCCCACCTATGAGAGTTGCATCTACAACAACTGA